A window from Mycobacterium saskatchewanense encodes these proteins:
- a CDS encoding protein kinase domain-containing protein, producing the protein MSIDPETFGHYQIQGLLGRGGMGRVYRAFDPATDRVVALKVLPPHLAEDEDFQKRFRREARIAAGLNDPHVVPIHGYGEIDGRLYVDMRLIEGRDLSEFIAESGGRLSPEQAVAVIEQVAAALDTAHAAGLIHRDIKPKNILVTTARNFVYLIDFGLARTMTDTALTQTGHTMGTVAYLAPERFRGTTDHRADIYSLACVLYECLTGKRPFAGDSLEEQLNAHLYTPPPRPSADAPGIPAELDAVVARGMAKDVDQRYQSAIEFAEAARAALGSPAVAPAWAPPPPPMQPPTQRVPHPPLPPAGVPEPRPAPSPPTQSRRLLLGVVGASVLALVAVVALVIALVTRDDGAGTSAASSTPVREVVPNRAGAGSTGAAAPTVPPLPAFAPPTDPGVNCQYPPSSEPASKPVNPPPAGKVSTDPPEIPAILSTNFGDIGIRLANAESPCAVNSFTSLARQQFFDNSECGRLTVQPDGGMLLCGGPGPEGSGGPGYEFADEYPTDQYAPADPALRQTVLYPRGTIALATVGPNSNGSQFNLVFKDTEMEPTSTVLGSIDETGLAILDKIAGAGVAGDRQTGMPASTVTIKSVRVG; encoded by the coding sequence GTGAGCATCGATCCGGAAACGTTCGGCCACTATCAGATCCAGGGGTTGCTCGGGCGTGGCGGCATGGGGCGGGTGTACCGCGCCTTCGACCCCGCGACCGACCGGGTCGTCGCTCTCAAGGTGCTCCCCCCGCACCTGGCTGAAGATGAGGATTTTCAGAAGCGTTTCCGCCGGGAGGCCCGCATAGCGGCGGGCCTCAACGACCCGCACGTGGTGCCCATCCACGGTTACGGCGAGATCGACGGCCGGCTGTACGTCGACATGCGGTTGATCGAGGGCCGCGACCTGAGCGAGTTCATCGCCGAAAGCGGGGGTCGGCTCAGCCCCGAGCAGGCGGTCGCGGTGATCGAACAAGTAGCCGCGGCACTGGACACCGCCCACGCGGCGGGCCTGATTCATCGCGACATCAAGCCGAAGAACATCCTGGTCACCACGGCCCGCAACTTCGTCTACCTGATCGACTTCGGCCTCGCGCGCACCATGACCGACACCGCGCTCACCCAGACCGGCCACACGATGGGCACCGTGGCCTACCTGGCGCCCGAGCGCTTCAGGGGCACGACGGATCACCGCGCCGACATCTATTCGCTGGCCTGCGTGCTGTACGAATGCCTCACCGGGAAGCGGCCCTTCGCCGGCGACAGCCTGGAAGAGCAGCTCAATGCGCACCTGTACACGCCGCCGCCACGGCCCTCGGCGGACGCCCCCGGCATCCCGGCGGAGCTCGACGCGGTGGTCGCCCGCGGCATGGCCAAGGACGTCGACCAGCGGTATCAATCGGCCATCGAGTTCGCCGAAGCGGCGCGGGCGGCGTTGGGCAGCCCGGCCGTCGCTCCGGCCTGGGCGCCGCCGCCACCACCCATGCAGCCCCCCACCCAGCGGGTGCCCCACCCACCGCTGCCGCCCGCCGGCGTCCCCGAGCCGCGACCGGCCCCGAGCCCGCCCACGCAGTCCCGTCGCTTGCTGCTGGGCGTCGTGGGCGCATCCGTCCTGGCGCTGGTGGCGGTGGTGGCGCTCGTCATCGCCCTGGTGACCAGGGACGACGGCGCGGGAACGAGCGCGGCGTCGAGCACCCCCGTCCGCGAGGTGGTGCCCAACAGGGCGGGAGCCGGGTCGACCGGCGCGGCGGCCCCGACCGTCCCGCCCCTGCCGGCGTTCGCGCCGCCGACCGACCCGGGCGTCAATTGCCAGTACCCGCCGTCGTCGGAGCCCGCCAGCAAGCCCGTCAATCCCCCGCCGGCGGGAAAGGTCTCGACCGACCCGCCGGAGATCCCGGCCATCCTGTCCACCAACTTCGGTGACATCGGCATCCGCCTCGCCAACGCCGAGTCTCCGTGCGCCGTCAACAGCTTCACCAGCCTGGCCCGCCAGCAGTTCTTCGACAACTCCGAGTGCGGCCGGCTGACCGTCCAGCCGGACGGCGGCATGCTGCTGTGCGGCGGACCCGGCCCCGAGGGCAGCGGCGGTCCGGGTTACGAATTCGCCGACGAATATCCCACCGACCAGTACGCCCCCGCCGACCCGGCGCTCCGCCAGACCGTGCTGTATCCGCGCGGCACGATCGCCTTGGCCACCGTCGGGCCCAACTCCAACGGCAGCCAGTTCAACTTGGTGTTCAAGGACACCGAGATGGAGCCCACGTCGACCGTGCTCGGTTCGATCGACGAGACGGGACTGGCGATCCTCGACAAGATCGCCGGCGCCGGGGTTGCCGGTGATCGTCAGACGGGCATGCCCGCGTCAACGGTCACGATCAAATCCGTGCGGGTCGGCTAG
- the secF gene encoding protein translocase subunit SecF yields MTASKTPKASDAVELTGGADQPRHGFLSRLYTGTGAFEVIGRRRVWYGISGAIVAIAIVSIVVRGFAFGIDFKGGTTVSMPAAGATGTVQTSQVSDVFRKALGTDPESVVVVGSGASATVQIRSETLTNDQTAKLRNALYDAFQPRGTDGKPSKQAISDSAVSSTWGGQITKKALIALVVFLALVGLYITVRYERYMAVSALTTMCFDLTVTAGVYSLVGFEVSPATVIGLLTILGFSLYDTVIVFDKVEENTQGFQHTTRRTFAEQANLAINQTFMRSINTSLISVLPILALMVVAVWLLGVGTLKDLALVQLVGILVGTYSSIFFATPLLVTLRERTELVRAHTRRVLRRRSPGSRGAAEVADTSDSVDADAETDAQEPSAADDAAPAAEPDKPAPSKPAPGARPVRPTGTRRPTGKRNAGRR; encoded by the coding sequence ATGACCGCCTCCAAGACCCCCAAGGCGTCGGATGCCGTGGAGCTGACCGGCGGCGCCGACCAGCCGCGCCACGGCTTCCTGTCGCGGCTCTACACCGGCACCGGCGCGTTCGAGGTGATCGGGCGCCGCAGGGTCTGGTACGGGATCAGCGGGGCGATCGTGGCCATCGCGATCGTCAGCATCGTCGTGCGTGGCTTCGCCTTCGGGATCGACTTCAAGGGCGGCACCACGGTGTCGATGCCGGCCGCGGGGGCCACCGGCACGGTGCAGACCTCGCAGGTATCCGACGTCTTCCGCAAGGCCCTCGGCACCGATCCCGAATCGGTGGTCGTCGTGGGCAGCGGCGCGTCGGCGACGGTGCAGATCCGCTCCGAGACGCTGACCAACGACCAGACGGCCAAGCTGCGCAACGCCCTGTACGACGCCTTCCAGCCCAGGGGCACCGACGGTAAGCCCAGCAAGCAGGCGATCAGCGACTCGGCGGTGTCGTCGACGTGGGGCGGTCAGATCACCAAGAAGGCACTGATCGCGCTGGTGGTGTTCCTGGCCCTGGTCGGCCTGTACATCACGGTGCGCTACGAGCGCTACATGGCCGTCTCGGCGCTGACGACCATGTGCTTCGACCTGACCGTCACCGCCGGCGTGTACTCCCTGGTCGGCTTCGAGGTCAGCCCCGCCACCGTCATCGGGCTGCTGACGATCCTCGGTTTCTCCCTGTACGACACCGTGATCGTCTTCGACAAGGTGGAGGAGAACACCCAGGGGTTCCAGCACACCACCCGGCGCACGTTCGCCGAGCAGGCCAACCTGGCGATCAACCAGACGTTCATGCGGTCGATCAACACCAGCCTGATCTCGGTGCTGCCGATCCTGGCGCTGATGGTGGTGGCGGTGTGGCTGCTCGGCGTCGGCACCCTGAAGGACCTGGCCCTGGTGCAGCTGGTCGGCATCCTGGTCGGGACGTACTCGTCGATCTTCTTCGCCACCCCGCTGCTGGTGACGCTGCGGGAGCGCACGGAGTTGGTGCGCGCGCACACCCGGCGGGTCCTGCGGCGGCGCAGCCCCGGTTCGCGGGGTGCCGCCGAGGTCGCCGACACCTCCGACAGCGTCGATGCCGACGCCGAAACCGACGCGCAGGAGCCTTCGGCCGCGGATGACGCGGCGCCGGCCGCGGAGCCCGACAAGCCGGCGCCGAGTAAGCCCGCGCCGGGTGCGCGCCCGGTGCGGCCGACGGGGACCCGGCGCCCGACCGGCAAGCGAAACGCCGGCCGGCGGTAG
- a CDS encoding ABC transporter substrate-binding protein encodes MAVRAGPRGLTGWASAGLAVLLLTAFALTGCSGSAASQIDYVVDGPLSTYNTNTVAGAASAGAQAFARTLTGFAYHGPDGQVVPDRDFGTVSVVGGSPLVLDYQIADNAVYSDGKPVTCDDLVLTWAAQSGKFPEFDAASQAGYVDIANVDCIPGQKKARVSFVPDRSVVDYAQLFSATSLMPSHIIADRLNVDVTAALLSRNGQLVEQIAKQWNTIWDLKPGLDLKLFPSSGPYKIESILDHGGVVLVANDRWWGPRAITKRITVWPQGPDIQDRVNSRSVDVVDVASGSSGALAPPDNYDRSESPSDGIEQLIFAPQGPLSQPKARRAVALCTPRDTIAHDAGAPIANSRLAPVADDAVSAGDGAPDAGQFGKADPAAAREALGGAPLSARIGYQGPNARLAVTVGAITKSCAAAGIAISSVTVDSPAALKDGKIDMLLASTGGATGSGSTGSSAMDAYDLHSGNGNNLSGYSNPQVDGAISALAVSADPAERVRLLAEAAPVLWGDMPTLPLYRQQRTLLLSKKMYAVSKNPTRWGAGWNMDRWALVQ; translated from the coding sequence ATGGCCGTCCGCGCCGGCCCCCGCGGCCTGACGGGGTGGGCGAGTGCCGGTCTGGCGGTGCTGTTGCTGACCGCCTTCGCGCTGACCGGCTGTTCCGGTAGTGCCGCCTCGCAGATCGATTACGTGGTCGACGGCCCACTTTCCACCTACAACACCAACACCGTGGCGGGTGCGGCGTCCGCCGGGGCGCAGGCGTTCGCCCGCACGCTGACCGGCTTCGCCTATCACGGTCCCGACGGGCAGGTGGTTCCCGACCGCGACTTCGGCACCGTGTCGGTCGTCGGCGGCTCGCCGCTGGTGCTTGACTACCAGATCGCCGACAACGCCGTCTACTCCGACGGCAAGCCGGTGACCTGCGACGACCTCGTGCTGACCTGGGCCGCGCAATCGGGCAAGTTCCCCGAGTTCGACGCCGCCAGCCAGGCCGGCTACGTCGACATCGCCAACGTCGACTGCATCCCGGGGCAGAAGAAGGCCCGGGTGTCTTTTGTCCCGGACCGCAGCGTCGTGGACTACGCCCAGCTGTTCTCCGCGACCTCGCTGATGCCGTCGCACATCATCGCCGACCGGCTCAACGTCGACGTGACCGCGGCGCTGCTCAGCAGGAACGGGCAGCTCGTGGAGCAGATCGCCAAACAGTGGAACACCATCTGGGACCTCAAGCCGGGCCTGGATCTCAAGCTCTTCCCGTCATCGGGGCCGTACAAGATCGAGTCGATCCTCGATCACGGCGGGGTCGTGCTCGTCGCCAACGACCGGTGGTGGGGCCCCCGGGCGATCACCAAACGGATCACGGTGTGGCCGCAGGGACCGGACATCCAGGACCGGGTGAACAGCCGCAGCGTCGACGTCGTGGACGTCGCGTCCGGCTCCTCGGGGGCGCTCGCGCCGCCCGACAACTACGACCGCAGCGAGTCCCCGTCGGACGGTATCGAGCAGCTCATCTTCGCTCCGCAGGGCCCGCTGTCGCAGCCCAAGGCCCGACGCGCGGTCGCGCTCTGCACGCCGCGCGACACCATCGCCCACGACGCGGGGGCGCCCATCGCGAACTCGCGGCTGGCTCCGGTCGCCGACGACGCCGTGTCCGCCGGGGACGGGGCCCCCGACGCGGGCCAGTTCGGCAAGGCCGACCCGGCCGCCGCGCGGGAAGCGCTCGGCGGGGCGCCGCTGTCGGCGCGGATCGGGTACCAGGGACCCAACGCGCGGCTGGCGGTCACCGTCGGTGCGATCACCAAGTCGTGCGCCGCCGCGGGGATCGCGATCTCCAGCGTCACCGTCGATTCCCCCGCGGCGCTCAAGGACGGAAAGATCGACATGTTGCTGGCGAGTACCGGCGGCGCGACCGGCAGCGGGTCGACGGGATCGTCGGCGATGGACGCCTACGACCTGCACAGCGGCAACGGCAACAACCTGTCCGGCTACTCGAATCCGCAGGTCGACGGCGCAATCAGCGCGCTGGCGGTCTCGGCCGACCCGGCCGAGCGCGTCAGGCTGCTGGCCGAGGCCGCCCCGGTACTGTGGGGCGATATGCCGACCTTGCCCCTCTACCGTCAGCAGCGGACGCTGCTGTTGTCGAAGAAGATGTACGCCGTGAGCAAGAATCCGACCCGCTGGGGCGCGGGCTGGAACATGGACCGATGGGCGCTGGTCCAGTGA
- a CDS encoding adenine phosphoribosyltransferase produces MGAGPVTGAGVRSVGDLIDSLTRKVADFPEPGIQFKDLTPVFADREAMTAVTHALADIASAADLVAGIDSRGFLAAAAVAGRLGTGVLAIRKAGKLPPPVHSERYDLEYGTATLEIPADGIDLRGRRVVIIDDVLATGGTLGAATRLLERVGADVTAAAVVIELTALGGREAVAPLRVHSLSRA; encoded by the coding sequence ATGGGCGCTGGTCCAGTGACGGGTGCGGGGGTCCGTTCGGTGGGCGACCTGATCGACTCCCTGACCCGGAAGGTCGCCGATTTCCCCGAGCCCGGAATCCAGTTCAAGGACCTGACGCCGGTGTTCGCCGACCGCGAGGCGATGACGGCGGTCACCCACGCGTTGGCCGACATCGCGTCCGCCGCCGACCTGGTGGCCGGCATCGACTCGCGCGGGTTTCTGGCGGCGGCGGCGGTCGCCGGTCGATTGGGCACCGGCGTGCTGGCCATCCGCAAGGCCGGGAAGCTGCCCCCGCCCGTGCACTCCGAGCGGTACGACCTGGAGTACGGCACCGCCACGTTGGAAATCCCCGCCGACGGCATCGATCTGCGCGGCCGCCGCGTGGTCATCATCGACGACGTGCTGGCCACCGGCGGCACCTTGGGCGCGGCGACCCGGTTGCTGGAGCGGGTGGGGGCCGACGTGACCGCGGCGGCGGTGGTCATCGAGCTGACCGCGTTGGGTGGCCGCGAGGCCGTCGCGCCGCTGCGGGTGCACAGCCTGAGCAGGGCGTAG
- a CDS encoding RelA/SpoT family protein, with the protein MEIGGDHVVNDQGATQALDVPAESPASPRAGEPASGPATAPLPVGEAPEQPTETLKTSSSASRRVRARLARRMTAQRSALNPVLEPLVAVHREIYPKANVQLLQRAFEVADQRHATQLRHSGDPYITHPLAVANILAELGMDTTTLVAALLHDTVEDTGYTLEQLSEEFGEEVAHLVDGVTKLDRVVLGTAAEGETIRKMITAMARDPRVLVIKVADRLHNMRTMRFLPPEKQARKARETLEVIAPLAHRLGMASVKWELEDLSFAILHPKKYDEIVRLVAGRAPSRDTYLAKVRAEITNTLNASKIKATVEGRPKHYWSIYQKMIVKGRDFDDIHDLVGIRILCDEIRDCYAAVGVVHSLWQPMAGRFKDYIAQPRYGVYQSLHTTVVGPEGKPLEVQIRTRDMHRTAEYGIAAHWRYKEAKGRNGLPHPHAAAEIDDMAWMRQLLDWQREAADPGEFLESLRYDLAVQEIFVFTPKGDVITLPNGSTPVDFAYAVHTEVGHRCIGARVNGRLVALERKLENGEVVEVFTSKAANAGPSRDWQQFVVSPRAKTKIRQWFAKERREEALEAGKEAMAREVRRGGLPLQRLVNAESMAAVARELHYTDVSALYTAIGEGHVSAKHAVQRLLAELGGIDQAEEELAERSTPTTMLRRPRSSDDVGVSVPGAPGVLTKLAKCCTPVPGDAIMGFVTRGGGVSVHRTDCTNAASLQQQSERIIEVLWAPSPSSVFLVAIQVEALDRHRLLSDVTRVLADEKVNILSASVTTSGDRVAVSRFTFEMGDPKHLGHLLNVVRNVEGVFDVYRVTSAA; encoded by the coding sequence ATGGAGATCGGAGGTGACCACGTGGTGAACGACCAGGGCGCAACGCAGGCTCTCGACGTGCCCGCTGAATCGCCCGCGTCGCCGCGTGCCGGCGAGCCGGCCTCGGGGCCGGCCACCGCGCCGCTGCCGGTCGGCGAGGCGCCGGAGCAGCCCACCGAGACCCTGAAGACGTCGAGCAGCGCGTCGCGTCGGGTCCGCGCCCGGCTGGCGCGACGGATGACGGCCCAGCGCAGCGCGCTCAACCCGGTGCTGGAACCGCTGGTGGCCGTCCACCGCGAGATCTACCCCAAGGCCAACGTGCAGCTGCTGCAGCGGGCGTTCGAGGTCGCCGACCAGCGGCACGCCACCCAGCTGCGGCACTCCGGTGATCCGTACATCACCCACCCGCTGGCCGTCGCCAACATCCTGGCCGAATTGGGCATGGACACCACCACTTTGGTGGCCGCGCTGCTGCACGACACCGTCGAGGACACCGGGTACACGCTCGAACAGCTGTCCGAGGAGTTCGGCGAGGAGGTGGCGCACCTCGTCGACGGCGTCACCAAGCTGGACCGGGTGGTCCTGGGCACCGCCGCCGAGGGCGAGACGATCCGCAAGATGATCACCGCCATGGCGCGCGATCCCCGCGTGCTGGTGATCAAGGTCGCCGACCGGCTGCACAACATGCGCACCATGCGCTTCCTGCCGCCGGAGAAACAGGCCCGTAAGGCCCGCGAGACGCTGGAAGTCATTGCGCCCCTTGCGCATCGGCTGGGTATGGCCAGCGTCAAGTGGGAACTCGAAGACCTGTCCTTCGCGATCCTGCATCCCAAGAAGTACGACGAGATCGTCCGGCTGGTGGCCGGCCGCGCGCCGTCGCGGGACACCTACCTGGCCAAGGTTCGCGCCGAGATCACCAACACGCTGAACGCGTCGAAGATCAAGGCGACCGTCGAGGGCCGCCCGAAGCACTACTGGTCGATCTACCAGAAGATGATCGTCAAGGGGCGCGACTTCGACGACATCCACGACCTGGTCGGCATCCGCATCCTGTGCGACGAGATCCGGGACTGCTACGCGGCCGTCGGCGTGGTGCACTCGCTGTGGCAGCCGATGGCCGGGCGGTTCAAGGACTACATCGCGCAGCCCCGCTACGGCGTGTACCAGTCGTTGCACACCACGGTCGTCGGGCCGGAGGGCAAGCCGCTGGAGGTGCAGATCCGCACCCGCGACATGCACCGCACCGCCGAGTACGGCATCGCAGCGCACTGGCGGTACAAGGAGGCCAAGGGCCGCAACGGCCTTCCGCATCCCCACGCCGCTGCCGAGATCGACGACATGGCGTGGATGCGGCAACTGCTCGACTGGCAGCGGGAGGCCGCCGACCCCGGCGAGTTCCTGGAGTCGCTGCGTTACGACCTTGCGGTACAAGAGATCTTCGTGTTCACCCCCAAGGGCGACGTCATCACCCTGCCGAACGGCTCGACCCCGGTGGACTTCGCCTACGCGGTACACACCGAGGTCGGCCATCGCTGCATCGGCGCCCGGGTCAACGGCCGCCTGGTCGCCCTGGAGCGCAAGCTCGAAAACGGCGAAGTCGTCGAGGTTTTCACGTCCAAGGCGGCCAACGCGGGACCGTCGCGTGACTGGCAGCAGTTCGTGGTGTCGCCGCGGGCGAAGACAAAGATCCGGCAGTGGTTCGCCAAGGAGCGCCGCGAGGAGGCGCTGGAGGCCGGCAAGGAGGCGATGGCCCGGGAGGTGCGCCGGGGCGGGCTTCCCCTGCAGCGCCTGGTCAATGCCGAGTCTATGGCCGCGGTCGCCCGCGAGCTGCACTACACCGACGTCTCCGCGCTCTACACCGCGATCGGCGAGGGCCACGTGTCGGCCAAGCACGCCGTGCAGCGGCTGCTGGCCGAGCTGGGCGGCATCGACCAGGCCGAAGAGGAGCTCGCCGAGCGGTCCACGCCGACGACCATGCTGCGCCGCCCCCGCAGCAGCGACGACGTCGGCGTCTCGGTGCCCGGCGCGCCCGGCGTGCTGACCAAGCTGGCCAAGTGCTGCACCCCGGTGCCCGGCGACGCGATCATGGGTTTCGTCACCCGCGGCGGGGGAGTCAGCGTGCACCGCACCGACTGCACCAATGCGGCGTCGCTGCAGCAGCAGTCCGAGCGCATCATCGAGGTGCTGTGGGCGCCGTCGCCGTCGTCGGTCTTCCTGGTCGCCATCCAGGTCGAAGCGCTCGACCGGCACCGGCTGCTGTCGGACGTGACGCGGGTGCTGGCCGACGAGAAGGTGAACATCCTGTCGGCATCCGTCACGACCTCGGGTGACCGGGTTGCGGTGAGCCGCTTCACCTTTGAGATGGGCGACCCCAAGCACCTCGGCCACCTGCTCAACGTCGTGCGCAACGTGGAGGGCGTTTTCGACGTCTACCGGGTGACGTCCGCCGCCTAG
- a CDS encoding peptidylprolyl isomerase: MPTNEQRRANAKRKLERQLERRAKQARRRRIIVIAAGSIAAVAVIAVVVIAIVNTKHEHKSNTAATSSAPSSTTESTTPPPTQPGAVPPLPPFKPSANLGANCQYPASSDQAAKQVKPPRTGKVPTDPAEVSASMATSQGNIGLMLANNESPCTVNSFASLIGQKYFDNTKCHRLTTSQGLGVLQCGDPKGDGTGGPGYQFANEYPTDQYPPNDPKAQEPVIYPRGTLAMANAGPGTNGSQFFLVYKDSQLPPQYTVFGTIQPDGLATLDKIAKAGVAGGGEDGAPAIDVTIKSLLLD; this comes from the coding sequence GTGCCGACCAACGAACAGCGCCGCGCCAACGCCAAGCGCAAACTCGAACGCCAGCTGGAGCGCCGCGCGAAGCAGGCCCGACGGCGTCGCATCATCGTGATCGCGGCCGGCTCGATCGCGGCGGTGGCCGTGATCGCCGTGGTGGTGATCGCGATCGTCAACACTAAGCACGAGCACAAGAGCAACACCGCCGCGACGTCGTCCGCGCCCAGCAGCACCACCGAGTCGACGACGCCGCCCCCCACGCAGCCGGGGGCCGTTCCGCCGCTGCCGCCGTTCAAGCCCTCGGCCAACCTGGGCGCCAACTGCCAGTACCCGGCGTCGTCGGACCAGGCCGCCAAGCAGGTCAAGCCGCCGCGCACCGGCAAGGTCCCGACCGATCCCGCTGAGGTGAGCGCGAGCATGGCCACCAGCCAGGGCAATATCGGGCTGATGCTGGCCAACAACGAATCGCCCTGCACCGTAAACAGTTTCGCCAGCCTCATCGGCCAGAAATACTTCGACAACACCAAGTGCCACCGGCTCACCACCTCGCAGGGCCTGGGCGTGCTGCAATGCGGCGACCCCAAGGGCGACGGCACCGGCGGGCCGGGATACCAATTCGCGAACGAGTACCCGACCGATCAGTACCCGCCGAACGACCCGAAGGCGCAGGAGCCGGTCATCTATCCGCGCGGCACGCTGGCGATGGCCAATGCCGGACCGGGCACCAACGGCAGCCAGTTCTTCTTGGTCTACAAGGACTCTCAGTTGCCGCCCCAGTACACCGTCTTCGGCACCATCCAGCCCGACGGGCTGGCCACCCTCGACAAGATCGCCAAGGCGGGCGTCGCCGGCGGCGGCGAAGACGGGGCCCCGGCCATCGACGTCACGATCAAGTCGCTGCTGCTCGACTGA
- the hisS gene encoding histidine--tRNA ligase, translated as MTEFSAFSAPKGVPDYVPPDSAQFVAVRDGLLAAARRAGYGDIELPIFEDTALFARGVGESTDVVSKEMYTFADRGDRSVTLRPEGTAGVVRAVIEHGLDRGALPVKLCYAGPFFRYERPQAGRYRQLQQVGVEAIGVDDPALDAEVIAVADAGFRSLGLDGFRLEITSLGDETCRPLYRELLQDFLFGLDLDEETRRRAEINPLRVLDDKRPAVRAMTADAPVLLDHLSDVSKQHFDTVLAHLDALGVPYVINPRMVRGLDYYTKTTFEFVHDGLGAQSGIGGGGRYDGLMHELGGQDLSGIGFGLGVDRTLLALRAEGKSVGQTSRCDVFGVPLSEPAKLRLAVLAAQLRAAGARVDMAYGDRGLKGAMRAADRSGARIALVFGDRDIESGTVGVKDLATGDQVSVPTDAVVAEVLSRLSR; from the coding sequence GTGACGGAGTTCTCGGCGTTTTCTGCGCCCAAGGGGGTGCCGGACTACGTGCCGCCCGACTCCGCGCAATTCGTGGCGGTGCGCGACGGGTTGCTGGCCGCGGCGCGCCGGGCCGGGTACGGCGACATCGAGCTGCCCATCTTCGAGGACACCGCCCTGTTCGCGCGGGGTGTCGGCGAGTCGACCGACGTGGTGTCCAAGGAGATGTACACGTTCGCCGACCGTGGCGACCGCTCGGTGACGTTGCGGCCCGAGGGCACGGCCGGCGTGGTCCGCGCGGTGATCGAGCACGGCCTCGACCGCGGCGCGCTGCCGGTCAAACTCTGTTACGCCGGGCCGTTCTTCCGCTACGAGCGTCCGCAGGCCGGCCGCTACCGCCAGCTGCAACAGGTCGGCGTCGAGGCGATCGGGGTCGACGATCCGGCGCTGGACGCCGAGGTGATTGCGGTCGCCGACGCCGGGTTCCGCTCGCTGGGGCTCGACGGGTTCCGGCTGGAAATCACCTCGCTGGGTGATGAGACGTGCCGCCCCCTTTACCGGGAGTTGTTGCAGGACTTCCTCTTTGGGCTCGACCTGGACGAGGAGACCCGGCGGCGCGCCGAGATCAACCCGCTGCGGGTGCTCGACGACAAGCGCCCGGCGGTGCGGGCCATGACGGCCGACGCGCCGGTGCTGCTCGACCACCTGTCCGACGTCTCCAAGCAGCACTTCGACACCGTGCTGGCGCATCTGGACGCCCTGGGCGTGCCGTACGTGATCAACCCGCGCATGGTCCGCGGGCTGGATTACTACACCAAGACCACGTTCGAGTTCGTGCATGACGGGCTGGGCGCGCAATCCGGCATCGGCGGCGGCGGCCGCTACGACGGCCTGATGCACGAGCTCGGCGGACAGGATCTGTCCGGCATCGGTTTTGGGCTCGGCGTGGACCGTACCCTGCTGGCCCTGCGCGCCGAGGGCAAGAGCGTGGGGCAGACTTCGCGCTGCGACGTGTTCGGAGTGCCGCTGAGCGAGCCCGCCAAGCTGCGGTTGGCGGTGCTGGCCGCGCAGCTGCGTGCTGCGGGTGCCCGCGTCGACATGGCCTACGGCGACCGGGGGCTCAAGGGCGCGATGCGCGCGGCGGACCGCTCCGGGGCGCGCATCGCGCTGGTGTTCGGGGATCGCGACATCGAGTCGGGGACGGTCGGCGTGAAGGACCTCGCCACCGGCGACCAGGTGTCGGTGCCGACGGACGCCGTCGTTGCGGAGGTGCTTTCCCGGCTGAGCCGGTGA
- a CDS encoding MBL fold metallo-hydrolase, with amino-acid sequence MLITGFPAGMLQCNCYVLAERPGADAVVVDPGQRAMGPLRRILDENRLTPAAVLLTHGHIDHMWSAQKVSDTYGCPTFIHPEDRFMLKDPIYGLGPRMAQLVAGAFFREPKQVVELDRDGDKLDLGNVSVSVDHTPGHTRGSVVFRFAQAAKSGADVVLTGDTLFERSVGRTDLFGGSGRDLLTSIIGKLLVLDDDTVVLPGHGNATTIGAERRLNPFLEGLSP; translated from the coding sequence GTGTTGATCACCGGATTTCCCGCCGGCATGTTGCAGTGCAACTGCTACGTGCTGGCCGAGCGGCCCGGGGCGGACGCCGTCGTCGTCGATCCGGGACAGCGGGCGATGGGCCCGCTGCGGCGCATTCTCGACGAGAATCGGCTGACCCCGGCCGCGGTGTTGCTGACCCACGGGCACATCGACCACATGTGGTCCGCGCAGAAGGTGTCGGACACCTACGGTTGCCCCACCTTCATTCACCCCGAGGACCGGTTCATGTTGAAGGACCCGATTTACGGGCTGGGACCGCGGATGGCGCAGCTGGTAGCGGGCGCGTTCTTCCGCGAGCCCAAGCAGGTGGTCGAGCTCGACCGCGACGGGGACAAGCTCGACCTGGGCAATGTGAGCGTCAGCGTCGATCACACGCCCGGGCACACGCGCGGCTCGGTGGTATTCCGCTTCGCCCAGGCGGCCAAGTCCGGCGCCGACGTGGTGCTCACGGGCGACACGCTCTTCGAGCGCTCGGTGGGGCGCACCGATCTCTTCGGCGGCAGCGGCCGCGACCTGCTCACCTCGATCATCGGCAAGCTGCTGGTCCTCGACGACGACACCGTGGTGCTGCCCGGGCACGGCAACGCCACCACCATCGGCGCCGAGCGACGCCTGAATCCGTTCCTGGAAGGCCTCAGCCCGTGA